CGGCTGAACCACGTGGTCCGCATGGCCGCCGACGCGATCAACGGGCGCGGCGGCGTCAACGGCCGCCAGATCGAGGTGCTGACCTCCGATCCCGCCTCGGACTGGCCGCTCTACGCCCAGGTCGGCCGGCAGATGCTCCAGCAGGACAAGGTCGCCGCCCTGTTCAGCTGCTGGACCTCCGTGTCGCGCAAGTCGGTGCTGCCGGTCGTCGAGCAGAATGACGGCCTCCTGTTCTACCCGCTGCACTTCGAGGGCGACGAGAACTCGAAGAACGTCGTCTACGTGAACTCGCCGCCCGCGAGTTCCGTGCTGCCGGCGGTCGATTACCTGATGGGCTCGGACGGGGTCGGGGCGAAGCGCTTCTTCATGATCGGCTCGGACTACGTCTGGCCGCGCACGATCAACAAGCAGCTCAAGGGCTACTGGACGAGCAAGGGCATCCCCGAGAGCGCGTGGCGCGAGGAATACGTGCCGTTCGGCTTCTCGAACTTCCAGACGCTGGTGAACCAGGTCCGCAGCTTCGCCAGCCAACCGGGCGGCCAGGCGATCGTGGTGCTCACCGTCGTCGGCTCCTCGATCCCCGACTTCCTGCGCGAGTTCGCCAACCAGGGCATCAGCGCCACCGACGTGCCGATCCTCGGCCTCGACATGGTGGAAGCCGATCTCGAGGGGCTCGATACGGCCAAGCTCGTCGGCCACCTGAACTGCTGGGCCTATCTCCAGGCCGCCAAGGGCGAGCGCAACCAGAAATTCCTCGCCGATTGGGCCGCCTACGTGAAGGCGAAGAACGTCCCGTTCAGCGCCGACACGGTGATCGACCCGATGGTCTCGGCCTATGACAGCGTCCATCTCTGGGCGCTCGCCGCCGCCAAGGCCGGGTCCTTCGCGGTTCCGGAGGTGCGCAAGGCCTTCGCGGGCCTCAGCTTCGACGACCCGTCGGGCTACACGCTGACCATGACGGGCGAGAACAACTACGTCTCCCGCGGCGTGTTCATCGGCTCGGTCAACGAGAAGCGCGGCTTCGACGTCCTCTGGCAATCCCCGGACGCCCCGAAGCCGGTCCCGTTCAGCCCCTATGGCTGATCCGTTCCGCGCGCTCTTGGCCCTCTGCTGCCTGGCGCTGCTGGCGGTTCCGGCCTGCGCGGCGCCGCTCGATCGTGCGGCTTTCGCGGCGGATCTGTGCGGGGACGGCACCGCGCAGGTTCGCGGGGCCGAGGGCCTCGTCCAGGCCGGCGGCGATCTGCCGGCGGAGGATCTCACCTTCGCCGGCCGGCTCCTCGGCGCGCTGGCCGAGCGCCGCCTGTCCTGCCCGGCGGACGGCGCG
The sequence above is drawn from the Methylobacterium mesophilicum SR1.6/6 genome and encodes:
- a CDS encoding transporter substrate-binding protein, coding for MTHLTRRGVLGTGLSGTAALLAAPALIRPAFAADTVKLGCLFSSSGTMANLEGRLNHVVRMAADAINGRGGVNGRQIEVLTSDPASDWPLYAQVGRQMLQQDKVAALFSCWTSVSRKSVLPVVEQNDGLLFYPLHFEGDENSKNVVYVNSPPASSVLPAVDYLMGSDGVGAKRFFMIGSDYVWPRTINKQLKGYWTSKGIPESAWREEYVPFGFSNFQTLVNQVRSFASQPGGQAIVVLTVVGSSIPDFLREFANQGISATDVPILGLDMVEADLEGLDTAKLVGHLNCWAYLQAAKGERNQKFLADWAAYVKAKNVPFSADTVIDPMVSAYDSVHLWALAAAKAGSFAVPEVRKAFAGLSFDDPSGYTLTMTGENNYVSRGVFIGSVNEKRGFDVLWQSPDAPKPVPFSPYG